Below is a genomic region from Triticum dicoccoides isolate Atlit2015 ecotype Zavitan chromosome 5A, WEW_v2.0, whole genome shotgun sequence.
AAGAAATATTTAATACTAACTATTTTTTTACACTAATGTTACAATTACATATATGTAATATGATCTCGTTTATTTTCTGTACACTAAACTATGGTAGCACATTATTAAAAAAACACGGCGATTTtgtttagaaaaacaaaaaaatagtttacAAAAACAACATTAATGTTTAGATTTACATATATGTAATCGTGTCGTTGTTAAGTTTTTGTACAGTAAACTATGGCAGCACACTACGTGTTATTTTGTTAGCAAAAAGTTAGTTTACAGCGCACTGGGTGTTAGTTTAGTTTAGAAAAGCTAAAAAAATATTTTAGGTACAAAAATTGCCCGTCCGTCCACAGCGTGCCTTAGTAAGCCCATCGTTATCAAGCCCACCGGGCGACTACGACAGGCGTTTCAGAACACGTCGTGTAAACTAGGCCCAACAGGGCAGCATCGACGGGGTAGTAACCAGAGGAGTTCAGTGTGCCGACGGGCGCTGGGTATATAAGCTGGTCGTCGTCCCCTTCGGCCGGCAAGGTGGGACTAGACTTGCGTCGGCTGCGGGGCGACGTGGAGACAGCCAGACGCGACGTGGGCTGGCCCAAAAAGGCCATGGACGGCGCGGACTTCTCGACGGCTCGATGCGCCGTGGGCCGGCTCAGTTAACCCCCGCTGAGATGACGCGTCAGGGAAACTAACgctagtttagtcccacctcgccggccgAAGGCGACGATGACCAGTTTATATACCTAGCACCCGTCGTCACATCGAACTCCTCTGGTCTATTACCCCATCGATGTACCCCGTTGATGCTGCCCAGTTGGGCCTGGTTTCCACGGCGTGCTCTGAAGCGTCTGTTGTAGTCGCCCGGTGGGCTTGATAACGATGGTCTTATTAAGACACGTTGTGGAGACGGGCgggcatttttcttcttcttttttttctttttcaacaaCAATTCGCGGAGTACTTCTCTTATTTTAATATATTTGACAGCCGACGGGACAGTAGTAAATACATGCAGAATTCATAATATAAACAATGAATAGTGAATATTTATATCAACAATAATGATGTCTCAACATAACAATTGTCACCACAGTAATTTTATTGTAGTGGACAGGAAATAACAAGTCTCAAATAACAACGGTCTGTAGGCAATAATCTTGTTTCACACATATAAAATACTCAACACAAACATAAATTTAACAAATGTTTTTCATATAAATGGAGATGGGCgggcatttttcttcttctttttttctttttcaacaACAATTCGCAGAGTACTTCTCTTATTTTAATATATTTGACAGCCGACGGGACAGTAGTAAATACATGCAGAATTCATAATATAAACAATGAATAATGAATATTTATATCAACAATAATGATGTCTCAACATAACAATTGTCACCACAGTAATTTTATTCTAGTGGACAGAAAATAACAAGTCTCAAATAACAACGGTGTGTAGGCAATAATCTTGTTTCACACATATAAAATACTCAACACGAACATAAATTTAACAAATGTTTTTCATATAAATGGAAGAGGTAAAACACTTGCATCGTCTTCACTTGAGTCTTCAAGCCCAGTTGCTgcatagaataaataaaaaaattatGAGAATCAATGTACGATAGATGAATCAACGAAACTAACATAAACAAAGCAAAAAGACATATAGTTACATATAAATGGATGCAGTAAAACAGATGCACCGTCCTCACTTCTGTCTTCAAGCCTTGCTGCATAGAATAAACTATGAGAATCAATGTACCGTAAATGAAACAACAAAACTAACATAAACAAAGAATAGACATACTCTTCATTTTTGCTGCATGTGCTCCTGTTATGACTTGAGCCGCTGCATATGCTACATTTTCATCCAGATTTCTCGTCAAATGCTTTAGGCCTCTCATTTTTTGTCATATCTAGGCCACCCTTACCGCGACCTCTACTGTTCTTCTTAGGTGCGCCCTTGGTGGAAACCTTTACTGGATCACGAACCAGAATATGATCTCGGTTAGGCTCAAATGGATTATTGTTCACGAAGCTTCGCTGACTATCATCTTCATTTCCCTGAATGTCCTTATTCGCTATAATATCATCCAGAGCTGCCGTGAACTTGTCGAATAAGAAAGGATTATTGCATGCGACATGACATGCTTCTGAAGATTTGATGGTCAACTCACTATATCTAGCTCTGTCCTCAGCACTTGACCAACCCCACGCAAACAGATCGCTGGTGCGCTTCATGAGCTGTCCAGCTCGTGCTTTTTTTGAGAATCTTCGCAGGACACAACACTTGGGTATCACAGGTAAGTTCAGTGCATTCAAAACATGAAGAATATGCTTGCAAGGAAGCCCTTTGCGAGTCATACTTCGGCAACTACACTTTATAGTTTCTGCCGAGTTACCTGGCGTATAGTCCACATTAAATCTGTGATCCCTGTTATTCTTCCACGCAACCACAAATCTCTGACTATCGGTCCCTGTCAGTCTATCAATTACCTCAAGCTCCTGTACCTTCTTCATATCTTGTTGCAACATACTCGTTATCCTGACTGTTCTCTCTGCTGGGCCCTTTCCTATTGCTCTAACCATAAGCTATGGCAATTCCAGCTCGCACCCACTCTGGCCCGCCCAGCGGGGCCTGAGTGAGCTCAGTGGTCAGCCCCTGATGTTGCCTGCGTGAATGCTTTCGCAGCATACGACTCAATGGCCTGGCACTCAGTCACCATTACTGGAACAGTCTGTGAGGCCATGTAGTCATCATAAGCTTCATCCTATGGAGCCATGTTTTCGTTCTCTCCGTCTGCCATTTGTGCACAAACGGGGACCATCTCTCCTCACAAACCTTATGTGTAGTGGCATAGTACAATAAtgccctgaactccttcaatgactTGTGGTTGAGGTGTTTCTGCATATTCTTTTCAATATGCCATGAACATAGACGATGCCACATGTCAGAAAGCACCTTCCTGATAGCCCTTATCATCGCTGCATCTCCATCGGTAATTACAGATTTGGGCCTCTTCTGACAGTTAGCTTTCAAGAACGTGTTAAGCAACCAAACATATGTAGCCTCAGTCTCGTCTGAAACAATGGCACAGGCGAATACCGTAGTGCAACGGTGGTTGTTCAGACCCACAAAAGGGATGAACGACATTCCATACCTGTTCATCTTGTATGTGCTGTCGAAGACGACAACATCACCATAGTCTAGATAATCCCGACATGACTGCGAATCACTCCAGAACAGGTTTTGGAGCCTGCCTTCAGCGTCAACTGTGTGCTCAAAGAAGAAGTCTGGATCTCTGTCCTTTCTGGTCAACATGATTCCTATGGCAGTATCAGCATCACCTTGTGCAAGCAATTTCATCTTCTCCCTATAGCACATATTATACAGCTTTGTCCTCTAAAACGGTGACTTTGCATAGGACCCATACCTGCTAACGATGTTGTCAAAAATGATATGTTTTCTTATTCCAGCTCCAGCCATAGCTAAGATCTCAGCTCTCTCAAATGCTTTGATCTGATTATGAGATCGGAGGAAAGGGACTTCGTCCGGTCGTACAAGAGTGTGGCTGTGATCATCGGAGAAACTGCTGACATACCAAAGATTGAGCTTTTTATCAAGCTTAACTGTCAAATGGGCTTCGCATAAGAATCGACTCTCCGGTCTAAGCCTGCGGGTCCGGCCTTCCATGGTACAGAACTTGGCCTGTCGTTTTCCTGCGGTGGAACAGAGATACCTCCTCAAGCGCACAGTCCATGCGCGATCCTTTGAACGTTTTAGCGAGTCCTTCCTGATGCTGAACCCACGTTCTCTCGCGTGCTTGTTATAGAACATGTACACCTCGTCTAATGACCTGAATGTCTTTGCCATCACTGCCCAATGCCTATCAAGTGACTCTTGCTGATATTCATCATAGCACATGTCAAGGTCAAACTGATCATCATCGCTGTGCTCATCGTTCCCGCTAGGACCATCTGTTCTTGTATTGTTACTAACCATAAATAATGTTAAGAACTTAGTTGGCTACCGCTCCCACTACGAGATGCATCGACCTCGCTCTCGGCATTGTCATCATCTATATTATTACGCTCATTGTCACCATTAGCATTTATCTGTGCACATGTAAAGTAAAACAAGTGGTCATACAATTTTAATGTCAATCATTGCCCTACAATTTTTTCAACATACCTGGCTCACACTATCTGCATAAAATTGTTCATCTATATCATATTCCTCATCGTCATCATTGCCATGTAGTTGTACAAATTTAAAAGGACATGTAAGTGTCAAATAACTAGTTTGTATTCAATATATTTTGATCAACATTGAAGGCACTTACATTACCACTGTACGATTCATCCTGACTCATATAGTTGTCTCCGGGGGGTTGGTTTGCATTCAATGACGAGGATCCATTATCGCTATTGGAATCATCACTGGCGTATCCGGTTACTTGCTCCATCTATGCACATACAAATAAGGTGTGAGATCAATGCCAACATTCCACAACATCATCGCGGATACAGTATATTCGTCAACAATGACATGACTATGTGGCATGCATACAAATTTGAACATACAAAATCATTATGAGGTCATTAAGAGGTCACTACTCTCTTCTCTTATTTAGCTAAGTAGGGAATCATTTTGCATAAAAAATGCAATGGacaaatcaaaaagaaaaaaagagccaGAGAACCTACTGTGCGCCGTCGAGGGGTCCTGGCCTGAGGTCGACGCCGATGCGCTGCTGCCACCCACGTCATGGAGGGCGCGTACCAGGACAGAACATTGACGCGGGAGCGCTGGGCGTTTCATCGGCGACACGACGTGTGGGTGACTACGGACACCGTCGGTGCTCGCGACTAGACGGGCACGTCGGGGTCGACGTTGTGACGACGGTCGACCACGACGGTGTTGATGCCACTAGGGTTTCCTAGGCGGGGATGGGGTGTCGTTTCACGCGACACTGGTGACACGACGCGTGGGTGACTACGGACACCGCCCGACGTCGTGACGGCGGTGGACCACGGCGGCGTTGATGCCGCTAGGGTTTCGTACGCGGGGATGGGGTGTCGGGGTGGGGCGTCGTTTTTTTCCTTTCCTTATCGCACTACCGAACGGCACAGTATGCGTACGACGCGGGCGTACAGAGCGGGACGTACACGCGCGGCCGGCCTGCGTGTACATAAATACATAATTTAGTATGGACAATACTACCCCTTCTACGTttattggggggggggggtgtacCGAAGTACTTCTCCCGGACCATTTGCACTTGCATCATCCTCGTGGCGTCAAAGTCGCTCAAGGAGGACCAATGTtgctccttttctttttatttcattATTTTTCTTCATTTAGGCATAAGCTTTGGTCTTCTACAGCTCCGCTGCTCGCCGGTGTGATTCTTTAGAGTTTGTGCATTTTAATTACgcagaatttgaatgtatgcttatTGTGTTTCATATTTCTTGATTGATTCCTTAACCGAGACTTTTCTTCCATTGCAATTTCGTCAAGTCTCGCTGGAGATATCTTTGCCCCACCACATGGAACTGCTCTGCTCTGATGGGCACTCAACTCACATCTGCCCTGCATTGGCAATTACCCAATGTGTACACGCGCAGAAGCATGTTGACCGACCTAGCTAGTCCACGGCGAGACCAGAGAAGTCTAGCGCCATCCAATGAGGAAGCTTCCCCTCCGTCGACCTTCCTCGCCACCGCGGACTCGCCGGCCCCGCACCGCACCGCACGCCATTCGTTTTGGAAAAGCACAAAGAAACAAGTGAGCGAGGGCGAGACCAGACCACGCCCCCCACGCCTCGCCAATCCGGCGGCCAAGATCGCCAAGCACGGACCCTCCTATAAAGAAAGAAGAATGAACCGAAGGAGGAGCCACCCCCGGTGATAGTGTTGCCCGGACTTCCCGCTCCGAACTACGATCCTCCGCCAGCATGCCCCGCCTCGGCTTCCGGCGCTCTCTTCCGTCACTGTCGTTGATgcccctcctcgtcctcttcgtcgCGGTGGGTGCGGCGGGGAAGGGCGACGGCGGGCTGCGGTTCCAGCGGGAGGGCGGCACGTTCAAGGTGCTGCAGGTGGCGGACATGCACTACGCGGACGGGCGGAGCACACGGTGCAGGGACGTGCTGCCCACGCAGCGCGCCGGCTGCTCCGACCTCAACACCACCGCcttcctctaccgcctcctccgcgcCGAGGACCCCGACCTCGTCGTCTTCACCGGTACGCCATGCCAGTCCACTCCACCCACCCATCTCTTGGTTTGTTACTCCAGTAACAGTAACAGTAATCGACTCGATGCCACTGCTAGCGTCCTCCCAATCTTGCATTCAGCAACTTTAGAAACGGTTTACTACTAATGTTAGAGAAGATTGGTTGAAAATGCATTTGATTGTGCTATACTGTTAGAAAAGTTTGGTTGAAAATGCATTTGCATTGATGATAATTGTTGCCACCCCCAATGCATTTGGTGTAATGATCATTGATATAGATAATTTCATCGCCACAATGTCTATTTTTCTGCGAAAAAGCGGAGACCCTGGCCTCTACATCTTCATAGCAGAAGTTTGGAGTGGACACAATGTTACAAAAACTAGAAAGTCTTAAAAGAGTGTGGTGCCCGACCAAAAACAAATACTCCTACATGATCCACAATGTTTCTTGGGCAGGTGATAACATTTTTGGTGAGAATTCAACCGATGCGGCCAAGTCGATGGATGCGGCGATCGCTCCGGCCATTGCCATGAAACTTCCCTGGGCTGCTGTGCTCGGCAACCATGACCAAGAGGGTACGCTGTCGCGCGAGGGTGTGATGCGCCACCTTGTAGGCATGAAGAACACCCTTGCACGCTTCAATCCACAAGGAGTAGAAATCGATGGCTACGGAAACTATAATTTGGAGGTTGCAGGGGTTGAAGGAACACTGCTGGCTAACAAATCAGTGCTCAACATGTATTTTCTTGATAGTGGTGACTATTCCACTGTGCCATCGATCCATGGCTATGGTTGGATCAAGGCATCACAGGAAGCTTGGTTCAGGCAAACCTCTTCGAGTCTCCAGGTGAATTTGTCACCATCTTTCGTGCTATGCTACTTATACTTTCTCTTGCCGTACTGAGTAGGCTGTAGGCGGATGCCATTTGCAATCGACAACAACACATTAATTATCTGTTGGACCATCATAACTCTGCAAAAAAAATCAATAATTATTCTGTCGACGGAAGGCAAGAAATTTATGCAATTTCAAAATAGATGATTGATCTGTTCGCAGGCACTGCATTAGTTCCGAATACAATTGGTTTCAAAATGTTTTGCGTGTTAAATATAGATAGATGAAAGTAGGTGATGACAGTAGTTCTAGTACCTGTATAGTTTGGTGCTATGTACATACATATTTTATGTTAGAAACTAGAATAACAAAAGTTCATATGAAATGCAGCAAAACTATACGGGTGGACAACCCAGACAGAAGGAGCCAGCACCTGGTCTTGCTTACTTCCACATTCCCTTGCCGGAGTTTAACAACTTTACGGCATCCAATTTCACAGGAGTAAAGCAGGAGAAGGGTATCAGCTCGGCGTCGATCAACTCCGGCTTCTTTAACACCATGGTGGAAGCTGGAGATGTGAAGGCTGCCTTTGTAGGACATGATCACTTAAATGACTTCTGTGGTAAGCTCACTGGTATTCAGCTGTGCTATGCTGGTGGTTTCGGTTACCATGCGTATGGCATGGCCGGGTGGTCAAGGAGAGCAAGGGTGGTGTCTGTGCAACTTGAGAAGGCAGCGAGCGGCGAGTGGCAAGGCGTGAAGTCTGAGGTGCAACTTGAGAGGCTTGATGATCAACATCTCACCACAATTGACTCTGAGGTGCTATGGAAAAGAAGCTCTAATAGTTGAGGTACTCAACTATGCATGAGCATGGCGCTGCTATTTCTAGCTTGCATAATGAACACTAGATCGGAAGTGCGCCCTGGCGCACCGGTGCCTGGCTCAGCACAATGACCCAACGTATAAAACTCAAATATAACAAAGCATTTTGTGCATCCAAAGGAAATCAGAGCAATCACTCAAGCTAAATTTATTTTGTACAGATCACAAACAGTAAGTAATATAGTTGCTGCCCAGATAACTGAGTTTAGCATAGAGCATACAAATTAATGATATACCAGAAGCATGGTATAGTTGTTCCCAAGACAACTGGCCTTGAACTTTACTACAAAGCATAAAGGCACAAAGTGTACCAAAAGCAAGACATAGTGCTTGCTCAGGACAACTGACTTGAATTGGACTGCATCAAGTTCAGTACAAAGCGTCAAGACATAAGTTCTATAAAATATAGCCAAGAAATTCATACTGGCAAGCATAAGTGTCAGATTTTGGAGCTGCTCATAAACATAATGAGATAACAGACAAATTGAGAACGAAGCTCTGGAAACATCGATAATAGTAGGACATTTGTCTTTGTTAATCAAAGAACATCTAGTGTAGCTTGTAGTTAACCATTACTGAGAACTCCTACTTCCTCCTTCCAAGTGAAAAGGTTATTTTCTGAGGCGAAGCTAATGCAGATAGTAGTGGCCAATACTTGAATGACTTCACCTTGCTAATGATAATATGGAAGATCTACAAAAACAATATAATTAGCTAATGAACCTAAGCACTATGCAAACTATACAAAATTTAGATAAATGGAATACTGAGATTGAACACAAATTAGTAAAACTGTGCCTGTAGAGCAAAGTGCAGAAGATTGTACTTCACAATTCAGACATCAATGGTAGCCACCATGGGCTCTATCCTCTGAACTACGTTGATTGAGGCTTTATTTCTTTCTAATTGCTTTGAAGAGTACCTACATCTTTATAACGCCTTTATAAAGAACCAGTGTTCGCACTGTTCATGTAGGCCAGTAAAAGAAAGGTTCATGTGACACTATAATAAGTAGTTACGAAAACAGATTGAATCTAAAATGCAGCTAAATGAATGCAATAGAAAAGGTTACCATAGCTATTTCTAAATAACTGGATATGAAAGAGAAGTAGCACAAAGCAACACATATGGCCTTTTGAAGGAGGCAAGTGCATCAATGCTACCTCTGAATATAAAATTAGGCATATTGGGGCAACATATTTCTGTAGAAAATTGAGGGATTATAAAAAACTAAAAGGTGGTGTTCTATATAGAACAATAATTAGATCGTGTGAGCCTAGAGCAAGAGCTTTACACCAATAGTAGGAAcaaaactactccctccgatccaaaatgttCAAAACTGCGACACCTATTATGGATCAGAGGTATTATAAATCAGCATGATCAACTTATAATGTAGGGTTCTGCATCCATTTTAAATGACTCAACAACATACAGCTAAGATATACCGATTTTTCATTGTAGAAGTACACAATTCGCATAAATGAAAAAAAAGGAATGCACATATGTGCATTAGAATCAAAGTGGCCAAAAGTGAAGCACGGAGACACTTTATTTTCAAAGGAGGTGAAATTACCTTGTGAATCACTGGCACCACCCTAATTCAAGCTATAGGAGCATAGGGCCCTGAGCAAAAGAAGAAAACACAAAAGATTTAGTTAGTGGCCACAAGAGGACAAAGAAAGTAAACTGCACTATATATTGCTAGCTATGACAACGTCCAAAATATAATTAAAATCTAACGATCAGATCCACTTGTACATGTTTGGGCTCAACGGATCAGAGAACATATAGCGCAGTACATCTCTGTGTTTTTTATAGGAGTCCAGTAATTATATGAATAAAAACAGACTAACCGCTACATGGATTATCCGGGCAAACCGGCACATACATCGACTCTGCGAAAACTATGTTTGGGATAGAAAGGAGAACAAAATGaaagctcaagaaatcatcaccatTCCCCATAAGAAGCCTGCTCCCTCACAACAACATAGCTGGAATAAAAAATATATCTAAACGAAGAGTAGACATGTTATAGAGATAAAAGTCGCAAAGAAGTGAATATATCTTTTGAAACTAACAATACAAATAGAACCAAGATAGAAAGTTCAAGACATGTGAATGTATCTTTCATGACAATGTTAAACAGAAGCCACTTTCCAAGATTTCATTGCGTACTGAACCAAGGCACACACATGGACATACACTGAATCCAACTTGTCTATTTATCAAAAAAGAAAGTAGTAGGAACGTCTTTAAAGAGAAAATACCACATCACCAAACATCAAATGCTTAAGCTTGAAAAGGTATGCATTCATCCACTGTTTACAATCGATCCTACCAGGAAGAAACATTTAAACAAAGTACATCAAGCGCTGACAAAAATATAGGAGCATCTATTCTAAAAAAATCTGAATGCTAACTAAGATTTTTTAAAAGAGTGAAAATCTAGTATGATACATCACATCTTAAGTTCAAGTGTAGATAATTTGATATCCAATATAACAGAAGCTTTAGTTAACAAAGATCAAAGGCATGAGCTTGAGTTAGATGATTCTAAAATAAAATCAAGATGCGTTAGAAATAACTCGCATAATATATACCATACAGAAAATATACACCTACAATTTTTTTAATTGGCCAACAATACAATAAAACAAAGAGGAATAATCATTACTGGTCAGAATGATTAATCAACAAAAAGTGCGACTCTAGAATTTGAATTGTGATATAaagcacaacatcatcatctttctcCCTACTATTACATTTGGATTGTGTGACTGCAAAATAGGCATCGTAATACAACAAACTGAAACAATGCAAAATAATTACACAGGAACAGAACCTTGGGTGTTGGCTAAGACTTCACGCAAAAAACACAGGGAAGAGATAACTCACTGATGCCGAAAACAATAGGATAATCACCACATGAACAAACAGAGATGCACAATTTAGGTTTTTTGGTGCCCAGTTAACGATGCATGTAGTAGGTAATACAACCAGGTCCCTCATGTAGATAAACACCAGTTTTCCTATCAAATCAATAATGAAATTGCAGTAAGCGGCACAACAGGAAAACCTATGCTAGTAACCAGGCCAATACCTCAATGTGAAGTGCAAACCTGAAGCATCATCTGACCATGGCGACTAACGGAGCGACAAACTAATTAATTGAGGCATTTTCCTGCACTCAAGAGGCAGTTAGGAGATAAGAGAAAGCAACACAAGAACAAACATATGCTAGAAGAGCATGTAAAGCATGCATCCATGAATAAGATGCATTGAAATAACAGCTGGAACCTGAGTACAAGCAAGGAAAATATCAGAATGCAATGAGGCATGAATATTAGAAGGTAGCACATGCGCACATCAAGACAGCAAAGAGGTATACCTAACAAAGGCTAAACATAAGCGGAGAAACCTGATCTATAGAAGTATAGAAGAGAGACAGCCACCCCGTGTAAATTTGAGCACAACCAGGATCTATAGAAGTGACCAAAATGCCCAATTCCAAATGCCAAGCAAGCACAAAAATAAAGGCAGGGGATAATAGTTTTACATGCTAGGCTTCTACCAATAAAAGAACAAAAAGCAGATACATCCATTGTCCAAACAAAATCTAACAGTCGCTTCATACAGGAAGAAATGTAAGCCTAGGCCTGGAAAGcatagaagagagggggagaaggggacAACCTGCAAAGAGGTGGTCAAAGATAGAGCACGACAAACTGGCCAGAATAACGAGCACCTGTAGACAGCGGACCAACCTGCAAGGGGGAAAAGAGGAAAATGTACAACCATGGATGAGCCGCAGTTAACCAGAATTTAGACGGTCCAAAACAAAACCATGGATGAGCTGCAGTTAACCAGaatgagaggggggggggggctcaccACAATTGTGTTGGGTGGGAGTTGAAGAGGGAGGTAGGGATGTTGGCCTGCTCCTCTCAATGATATCAGATATAACCTTTCATCTCAATGTATTATTTAGTTATGTTACATGCAGAATGAGATACAAAAAGAACATGTAATATACAAAAAAGGGAATACAGCAACAGCAGAAAGAAATGCTAAAAGGGAACATAGAGCAGAAAACCAACCCAAAATGCAAGCAAGAATCTTTAAAAGGGAACATAGAGCAGCATGAGCATGAGGCATAGAAAAATGGGGTCACCTTGAGATCAAGAATCAGTGGCCCTCTCCCAGTTCAAATCAGATGGATAGAACCACTATATAAATGGGGTCACCTTAAGATGAAGAATCAGTAACCAGCTAAGGATGAATGCACCTTTTTGGAATTTTAAAGTAGCAAGACATTAAAAGTTCTCTTTTGCCTTCAATACTACACACATTAGGGGAGGTAGCTGCAGTTTtattgcatagtgggctcagattcgccttttctcgatcatataacctatccccatcatctcttatcaccagatcaatctgtttacACAGTGGAGCtaccctggttatcactcaacaagaatgaccatctaAGGACAGATCAATAGGTATCacaggatcaaaaaggattctagagacaacagggaggatccaacttgatacccacaggtgccttgattgctcaaaggcacacttattccagccacagttaatcatcatcgccctagcacgaACGCCAGCCACAAACAAAGCGAAATGGCGAGAATTCCCCCGGTGGGGCAGGCTATTTACGCGCGGTGGCACGGTCGAGGTGAAACTGTTCATTCCAGCAGTAACTATTTTTTATCCGACGAACAAGGTCGTTCCAGGGCTCGATCCGACAGCTCGGATCGCATCAAGCGCACAGATCCAACGGCCAGGAGCCCAAATCGCTGAGGAGCTGGAAGGAGAGCTTATATTCTTATCTCTGGATGGCCATGTCCCATACAGTAGCCAAAgcagaggagaaggaggaagatggagctcaccgagggaggttgtagccgaggcaGTACTCACTGCACGCCGGGGTTGCGCGTGAACGCTGTCGAACCGGCAAGGAACCGCTTCCTACACCGCACATCCACCACCCGACCGCGTCAGAGTTGCGCCTTGCATCGTCCCGCCGACGAGCACGAACGCCACGGTCACATAATTCTCCTTGAAAACCACATATGCACACATGCTCTCATCTATTAGTATAGTTATACATAGAAATTGCTAGTTGCTTCAAACCAAAAAAACTTAATTCACGCATTCATTGCCCCTTTTCACACAGAATAATGCATCAAATCCTATGACTCAGAAGTTGTTGATCATAACAGGCCATGTCGCTCGTCTTGACACCAACGTGTGTTGTTAATGAGACCAAAAACTATATTAAACGACAATGGCCTATCTTTTCAGTGAACTAATTACCTAACCAGCAGTCATTTCAATTTATCAATTGAAGAATTCCCCAAACAGA
It encodes:
- the LOC119297761 gene encoding probable inactive purple acid phosphatase 29, which codes for MPRLGFRRSLPSLSLMPLLVLFVAVGAAGKGDGGLRFQREGGTFKVLQVADMHYADGRSTRCRDVLPTQRAGCSDLNTTAFLYRLLRAEDPDLVVFTGDNIFGENSTDAAKSMDAAIAPAIAMKLPWAAVLGNHDQEGTLSREGVMRHLVGMKNTLARFNPQGVEIDGYGNYNLEVAGVEGTLLANKSVLNMYFLDSGDYSTVPSIHGYGWIKASQEAWFRQTSSSLQQNYTGGQPRQKEPAPGLAYFHIPLPEFNNFTASNFTGVKQEKGISSASINSGFFNTMVEAGDVKAAFVGHDHLNDFCGKLTGIQLCYAGGFGYHAYGMAGWSRRARVVSVQLEKAASGEWQGVKSEVQLERLDDQHLTTIDSEVLWKRSSNS